One window from the genome of Spirosoma rhododendri encodes:
- the truA gene encoding tRNA pseudouridine(38-40) synthase TruA, with product MRYFMELSYRGTAYRGWQTQANGVSIQSTLEQAMSKRLGWPVYILGSGRTDAGVHAEQQFAHFDTDQPLPLTDDLVYSLNCILPDDIAVHAIFPVDESVHARFSAVSRYYQYHITREKNVFAPGLTLHFRPHLNIDRMNEACQILLRYTDFKSVSKARANVAHFRCELAFAYWTTGPGDRLTFHIKANRFLWGMVRTIVGMMLEIGQDRLSLDAFDQILQARDRTVAGRAAPANGLYLVEVEYPEGVLANRPAK from the coding sequence ATGCGTTATTTTATGGAGCTATCGTACCGGGGAACGGCCTACCGGGGCTGGCAAACACAGGCCAACGGCGTCAGTATACAGTCGACGCTGGAACAGGCGATGTCGAAACGGCTGGGCTGGCCGGTGTACATACTGGGTAGCGGCCGGACCGATGCGGGCGTTCATGCCGAACAGCAGTTTGCCCATTTCGACACCGACCAGCCACTCCCGCTGACCGACGATCTGGTGTATTCGCTCAACTGCATCCTGCCCGACGACATCGCCGTTCACGCCATTTTTCCCGTCGATGAGTCGGTACACGCCCGCTTTTCGGCGGTGTCGCGCTACTACCAGTACCACATTACCCGCGAAAAAAACGTGTTCGCGCCGGGCCTGACGCTGCATTTTCGACCGCACCTGAACATCGACCGGATGAACGAAGCCTGTCAGATTCTGCTGCGCTACACCGACTTCAAGAGCGTGAGTAAAGCCCGTGCTAACGTGGCTCACTTCCGCTGCGAACTGGCCTTCGCCTACTGGACCACCGGCCCCGGCGACCGACTTACGTTTCACATCAAAGCCAACCGATTTCTATGGGGGATGGTCCGCACGATTGTTGGCATGATGCTGGAGATCGGGCAGGACCGGCTTAGTCTCGACGCCTTCGACCAGATTCTGCAAGCCCGTGACCGCACCGTTGCCGGTCGTGCTGCCCCCGCCAACGGGCTCTATCTGGTCGAGGTAGAATATCCCGAAGGCGTATTGGCAAACCGCCCGGCAAAGTAG
- the corA gene encoding magnesium/cobalt transporter CorA has product MIRIFQEDETFVRKIRDIDSFSDTERTLWVDLQNPTPAEIKSVEEKFDVDFLSQQEQLEIESSSRYIEEDDFLIANSNFLVPDAEQRYVTVPVSFILKDDTLFTYRNADLKSFADTVKRIKSRRAMFKDGAQILIYIFESRIDYDADLVELVSGEIKAINRLLDLDANLDREMLLNINDYQELTMSIRENVVDKQRVISSMIRSDGWFTDEEQQRLRTLIKDINSLIDHTNFIFERLEFLQNTYLGLIDLEQNRVVKIFTVVSLVFLPPTLLASIWGMNFDGMPELNWSFGYPVAIGSMILSSLLTILIFRRKNWL; this is encoded by the coding sequence ATGATTCGTATCTTTCAGGAGGATGAAACCTTCGTCCGCAAAATCCGCGACATCGATTCTTTTTCTGACACCGAACGCACACTCTGGGTTGACTTACAGAATCCTACGCCCGCCGAAATCAAGAGCGTTGAGGAAAAATTCGACGTCGACTTTCTGAGTCAGCAGGAGCAGCTGGAAATTGAAAGCAGTTCGCGCTACATCGAAGAAGACGACTTTCTGATTGCTAATTCCAACTTTCTGGTGCCCGACGCGGAGCAGCGGTACGTGACGGTGCCGGTTAGTTTCATCCTTAAAGACGATACACTCTTTACCTATCGGAACGCCGACCTGAAATCGTTTGCCGACACGGTCAAGCGGATCAAGTCGCGCCGGGCGATGTTTAAAGACGGGGCGCAGATTCTGATTTACATTTTCGAGTCGCGCATCGACTACGACGCCGACCTTGTTGAGCTGGTGTCGGGCGAAATCAAAGCGATCAACCGCCTGCTCGACCTCGACGCGAATCTCGACCGCGAAATGCTGCTGAACATCAATGACTACCAGGAACTGACCATGTCGATCCGGGAAAATGTCGTCGATAAACAGCGCGTAATTTCGTCGATGATCCGGTCGGACGGCTGGTTCACGGATGAAGAACAACAGCGGCTGCGTACGCTCATCAAAGACATCAACTCGCTGATCGACCATACGAATTTCATCTTCGAGCGGCTCGAATTCCTCCAAAATACCTACCTCGGTCTGATCGACCTGGAGCAGAACCGGGTCGTTAAAATCTTCACCGTTGTATCGCTGGTGTTCCTGCCACCGACGCTGTTGGCGAGTATCTGGGGAATGAACTTCGACGGGATGCCCGAACTGAACTGGTCGTTCGGCTATCCCGTCGCCATCGGTTCGATGATTCTGTCGTCGCTGCTGACGATTTTGATTTTCCGGCGGAAAAACTGGCTGTAG
- a CDS encoding class I SAM-dependent methyltransferase — protein sequence MAPSNLFQRYDESDDAGFYEQPRLVVHIDDRAIAATTSLFREYLPANGRILDLMSSWRSHLPDDVTYEEVVGVGMNAVELEKNPQLTSHLVHNLNRQPQLPLEEAYFDGGMVTVSVQYLTDPVDVYAEVARVLKPGAPFITVFSNRMFPTKAVMIWQSLDDRGHQQLVRSYYEQTGLFDQIEVLDRSPRGWSDPLYAVVGRRKRS from the coding sequence ATGGCTCCATCTAACCTATTTCAACGCTACGACGAAAGCGACGACGCTGGTTTCTACGAACAACCCAGGCTGGTGGTACATATCGATGATCGGGCGATTGCCGCAACAACCAGTTTGTTTCGGGAGTATCTACCCGCCAACGGCCGCATTCTCGACCTGATGAGCAGCTGGCGCAGCCATCTACCCGACGATGTCACGTACGAAGAGGTTGTGGGGGTAGGTATGAACGCGGTGGAGCTGGAGAAAAACCCACAGCTGACATCCCATCTGGTGCATAACCTGAACCGACAACCTCAGCTGCCGCTGGAGGAAGCGTATTTCGATGGGGGCATGGTGACGGTATCGGTGCAATACCTGACCGATCCTGTCGATGTCTACGCGGAGGTCGCGCGGGTACTAAAGCCGGGCGCGCCCTTCATCACGGTCTTTTCCAACCGTATGTTTCCCACTAAAGCGGTGATGATCTGGCAATCGCTGGACGACAGAGGGCATCAGCAACTGGTGCGCAGCTACTACGAACAAACTGGCCTGTTCGACCAGATCGAAGTACTGGATCGCAGTCCGCGCGGCTGGAGCGACCCACTCTATGCGGTTGTGGGTCGGCGGAAACGCTCGTAA
- the arr gene encoding NAD(+)--rifampin ADP-ribosyltransferase, with protein MAKSDESTVLDSGPFYHGTKAALQIGDFLTAGFRSNYRPEIVMNHIYFTALVDGAGLAAALASGDGDEHVYIVEPTGPFENDPNVTDKKFPGNPTRSYRSQAPVKIVGEVTDWTRLTPEQRQQWRERLAALNADPNAQIIN; from the coding sequence ATGGCCAAATCGGATGAATCAACTGTGCTGGACAGCGGCCCCTTTTACCACGGCACAAAAGCAGCCTTGCAGATTGGCGATTTTCTGACAGCCGGATTTCGGTCGAATTATAGACCCGAGATCGTGATGAACCACATCTATTTCACCGCGCTGGTCGATGGGGCAGGGCTTGCCGCAGCGCTGGCTAGTGGTGATGGCGACGAACACGTGTACATCGTTGAACCGACGGGGCCTTTTGAAAACGACCCGAACGTCACCGACAAGAAGTTTCCGGGTAACCCAACACGGTCCTATCGCAGTCAGGCACCGGTGAAAATTGTTGGCGAAGTAACAGATTGGACACGGCTAACACCGGAGCAACGGCAGCAATGGCGCGAACGACTGGCAGCGTTAAACGCAGACCCAAACGCACAAATCATCAACTGA
- a CDS encoding FAD-dependent monooxygenase encodes MPTAATKILISGASIAGPMLAFWLSKYGFDVTVVERAASLRLGGQNIDVNGPARKIIRMMGLEETVRAANTTEIGTQFVNADNEAEATFSKDDPNGLTQELEILRGDLVSILYEASRDKADYRFDDYITGLTQDTNGVDVTFNSGKTERFELVIAADGIRSRTRKLMVGDEPMFNYLGLCTAYLTIPKGPTDTNWARWYTADDRRVILLRPDNKGTTRASFNFLLPQDEYDKLTPADYKPLLKEKIQNAGWEAPRLAREFDTNDDIYFDGVGQIKAPNWSNGRLALTGDAAYCPAPVTGKGTTLAMVGAYVLAGELATHAHYQDAFASYEKRLRPYVESVQKLPPGVPWIVYPKSKLGVFVLNKAFAVAASDAVKKLIGLFSKKDDKHAEEEAEFDLPEYTV; translated from the coding sequence ATGCCAACAGCAGCAACAAAAATCCTCATATCGGGGGCCAGTATTGCGGGGCCCATGCTGGCCTTCTGGCTGAGTAAATACGGTTTCGACGTCACAGTGGTCGAACGGGCGGCCTCCCTTCGACTGGGTGGTCAAAACATCGACGTCAACGGCCCCGCCCGGAAAATCATCCGCATGATGGGGCTGGAAGAGACCGTCCGGGCGGCTAACACAACTGAGATCGGTACGCAGTTCGTCAATGCAGACAACGAGGCCGAAGCTACTTTCTCGAAAGACGATCCGAACGGCCTGACGCAGGAGCTGGAAATTCTGCGGGGTGATCTGGTCAGCATTCTGTACGAAGCCAGCCGGGATAAAGCTGATTACCGCTTCGACGATTACATCACCGGGTTGACGCAGGACACTAACGGCGTCGATGTCACGTTCAATAGCGGCAAAACGGAGCGGTTCGAGCTGGTCATTGCCGCCGATGGTATCCGGTCGAGAACCCGCAAACTGATGGTTGGTGACGAACCGATGTTCAACTACCTGGGCCTCTGCACAGCCTATTTGACCATACCCAAAGGGCCAACCGACACCAATTGGGCGCGCTGGTACACCGCCGATGATCGCCGGGTGATTCTCCTGCGCCCTGACAACAAGGGAACAACGCGGGCGTCGTTCAACTTTCTGCTGCCCCAGGACGAATACGACAAACTGACACCAGCCGACTACAAACCGCTGCTGAAGGAAAAGATTCAAAACGCGGGTTGGGAAGCCCCCCGACTGGCCCGAGAATTCGACACCAACGACGACATCTATTTCGACGGTGTGGGTCAGATCAAGGCACCCAACTGGTCGAACGGCAGGCTGGCCCTGACCGGCGATGCCGCTTATTGCCCGGCCCCCGTTACGGGGAAAGGCACCACGCTGGCGATGGTGGGGGCGTATGTGCTGGCGGGCGAACTGGCGACGCATGCCCACTATCAGGACGCCTTCGCCAGCTACGAAAAGCGGTTGCGCCCCTATGTCGAGTCGGTGCAGAAGCTGCCGCCGGGTGTTCCCTGGATTGTTTACCCGAAATCAAAACTGGGCGTATTCGTGCTGAACAAAGCCTTCGCCGTAGCCGCCAGCGATGCGGTGAAGAAACTGATAGGACTGTTTTCCAAGAAAGACGATAAACACGCCGAAGAAGAAGCCGAGTTCGACTTGCCGGAGTACACCGTGTAG
- a CDS encoding DUF6600 domain-containing protein has translation MNTLKKIALVCLMTVFGIGPTFVQTTAAQPGVTVPVQAFYNELAPYGQWVQHPYYGTVWIPGVGADFQPYVSAGHWIVTDYGNTWVSDYPWGWAPFHYGRWIFDDQYGGWAWIPGSDWGPAWVSWRSGGGYYGWAPLGPGVNVNVNINIPAPYWTFVPQVYINSPQWYGYRAPRPRGVTIYQNTTIINNVYQYGNQAYFYGPYRGEIERVTRRPVQVYRVDQLDRPGRTVVSGNSVGFYRPGGGRYDNRGNYGYNNAPNGRYDNNYGSRGNGGYSEGRYGNNGLGNGTYGNGRQPGNAYPNGRYDNNPNGGYNGSNRDYTNPANSSIPGAGNPNSGRYDNGGNGRGNGGFSNGNGGFGNGNRGGYNNPSMNQPSPQPTQPQTQPDRQYNGGVSREAQPGPSRGDGGFSPGGRGGFNQPSQRMEQPQMQQQPRAEQPQNGQSQPQGGGRESGPGGEQRGGRGPR, from the coding sequence ATGAACACACTGAAAAAGATAGCGTTGGTTTGCCTGATGACTGTGTTTGGCATCGGGCCGACATTCGTACAGACGACGGCAGCGCAGCCGGGCGTTACCGTACCCGTTCAGGCATTTTATAACGAACTGGCTCCCTACGGGCAGTGGGTTCAACACCCGTATTACGGCACAGTCTGGATTCCCGGTGTAGGGGCTGATTTTCAACCGTACGTCAGTGCCGGTCACTGGATCGTAACGGACTACGGTAACACCTGGGTGTCGGATTATCCGTGGGGCTGGGCACCCTTCCACTACGGTCGCTGGATCTTCGACGATCAGTACGGCGGCTGGGCCTGGATTCCCGGTTCCGACTGGGGGCCGGCCTGGGTGTCGTGGCGGTCGGGTGGGGGCTACTACGGCTGGGCTCCGCTGGGACCGGGCGTAAATGTCAACGTAAACATCAACATCCCCGCGCCGTACTGGACGTTCGTACCGCAGGTGTACATCAACAGTCCGCAGTGGTACGGCTACCGGGCTCCCCGGCCGCGGGGTGTGACGATTTACCAGAACACGACCATCATCAACAACGTGTATCAGTATGGTAATCAGGCCTATTTCTACGGCCCATACCGGGGTGAAATTGAGCGCGTTACCCGCCGACCCGTGCAGGTCTATCGCGTCGATCAGCTCGACCGGCCGGGCCGCACGGTAGTCTCCGGTAACTCAGTTGGCTTCTACCGGCCCGGTGGTGGCCGTTACGATAACCGGGGCAACTACGGCTACAACAACGCGCCGAACGGACGCTACGACAACAACTACGGTAGCCGTGGTAACGGTGGCTACAGCGAAGGCCGATACGGGAACAATGGCCTTGGCAACGGGACGTATGGTAATGGTCGTCAACCGGGCAATGCCTATCCCAACGGTCGCTACGATAACAACCCGAACGGGGGGTACAACGGCAGCAACCGTGACTATACCAACCCCGCCAATTCATCAATACCAGGAGCGGGCAACCCCAATAGTGGCCGTTACGACAACGGTGGAAACGGCCGGGGTAACGGCGGGTTTAGCAACGGCAACGGTGGATTCGGCAACGGCAACCGGGGTGGTTATAACAACCCGTCGATGAACCAGCCCAGTCCGCAACCGACTCAGCCGCAGACCCAGCCCGACCGCCAGTATAACGGCGGGGTGAGCCGGGAAGCACAACCCGGTCCGTCGCGGGGCGATGGGGGCTTCTCACCGGGCGGTCGTGGTGGTTTCAACCAGCCGAGTCAACGAATGGAACAACCCCAGATGCAGCAACAGCCACGCGCTGAGCAGCCGCAGAACGGGCAAAGTCAGCCGCAGGGCGGGGGGCGCGAAAGCGGCCCCGGCGGTGAGCAGCGGGGCGGTCGCGGACCGCGCTAG